In the genome of Bryobacteraceae bacterium, one region contains:
- a CDS encoding cytochrome c peroxidase produces the protein MSARSIPIAFLVAALAAVILAQSAIPIRARSRNQAPSRVRPAFPIGVPIEIKAPLGLPPVPIPADNPPTRETVALGRKLFFDPIFSRDNSISCASCHDPNAGFADPRTVSLGVGGLRGTRNAPTVLNSAYNEFQFWDGRAASLEEQAEGPVQNPVEFVHSLAGVERKLAANAEYVRLFEEAWGTGKITYEMVGKSLASFERTLVSGNSPFDRYYYGGDENAISESAKRGLRFFLNPSLKAANCISCHRIDTHFATFTEARFHNTGVAVDPVTRAILDPGRVAIDGNQRLTGAFRTMTLRDIALTAPYMHDGSISTLEEVVDFYFQSGRANPFLSNDMPRVGLTDIPAGEQPQAKKDLVEFLKTLTGDVPPDSGPPGN, from the coding sequence TTGTCTGCCCGCTCCATTCCGATCGCTTTCCTGGTCGCGGCACTGGCAGCCGTCATCCTCGCCCAGTCGGCGATTCCCATTCGCGCGCGAAGCCGCAATCAAGCGCCGTCGCGCGTCAGGCCCGCTTTTCCCATCGGCGTGCCCATCGAGATCAAAGCCCCCCTCGGCCTGCCTCCCGTTCCCATCCCGGCCGACAACCCGCCGACGCGCGAAACCGTCGCGCTCGGGCGGAAGCTTTTCTTCGATCCGATCTTCTCCCGCGACAACTCGATCTCCTGCGCTTCCTGTCACGACCCCAATGCAGGCTTCGCCGATCCGCGCACGGTATCGCTAGGCGTCGGCGGCCTGCGCGGCACACGCAACGCGCCCACCGTTCTCAACTCCGCCTACAACGAGTTTCAGTTTTGGGACGGCCGCGCCGCCTCGCTCGAAGAACAAGCCGAAGGGCCGGTGCAGAATCCCGTCGAGTTCGTGCATTCCCTTGCCGGCGTGGAACGTAAGCTCGCCGCCAACGCCGAGTACGTCCGTCTGTTCGAGGAAGCGTGGGGAACCGGCAAGATCACCTACGAGATGGTCGGGAAGTCCCTCGCCTCCTTCGAGCGGACCCTCGTCAGCGGCAACTCGCCGTTTGACCGCTACTACTATGGCGGCGATGAGAACGCGATCAGCGAGTCGGCCAAGCGCGGCCTGCGCTTTTTCCTGAACCCGTCGTTGAAGGCCGCCAACTGCATCAGTTGCCACCGCATCGATACGCATTTCGCGACGTTCACCGAGGCGCGCTTTCATAACACCGGCGTCGCCGTCGATCCCGTGACGCGCGCCATTCTCGACCCCGGCCGCGTGGCCATTGATGGCAACCAGCGTCTCACCGGCGCGTTCCGCACCATGACCCTGCGCGACATCGCTCTCACTGCTCCCTACATGCACGATGGCAGCATCAGCACGCTCGAAGAGGTAGTGGATTTCTACTTCCAAAGCGGTCGCGCCAACCCGTTCCTCTCGAACGATATGCCGCGAGTCGGTCTCACCGACATCCCGGCCGGCGAGCAGCCGCAGGCCAAGAAGGACCTGGTGGAATTCCTGAAGACACTCACCGGCGACGTGCCGCCGGACTCCGGTCCGCCCGGGAACTAG
- a CDS encoding nuclear transport factor 2 family protein codes for MKSICAIALVFAGALNAAGNTEIEAMEKQWAAAVVKKDIAALERILSPDLLYGHASNVLDTKTSYIGKLKSGAQVYRTFEQRKLQVKMHGSAAVTHSWVHVTGTNPQGEFDDKIMMLHVWVKDGGVWKLAGHQTARVDRLPD; via the coding sequence ATGAAATCGATTTGCGCGATCGCGCTCGTCTTCGCCGGCGCCCTGAACGCGGCCGGAAACACCGAGATCGAAGCGATGGAGAAGCAGTGGGCCGCCGCGGTGGTGAAAAAGGATATCGCCGCGCTCGAACGGATCCTGTCACCGGACCTGCTCTACGGCCACGCCTCAAACGTGCTCGACACGAAGACGAGCTATATCGGCAAGCTGAAGTCCGGCGCGCAGGTGTATCGGACGTTCGAACAGCGCAAGCTACAGGTGAAGATGCACGGCTCGGCGGCGGTGACGCATTCGTGGGTCCACGTGACCGGCACGAATCCGCAAGGCGAGTTCGACGACAAGATCATGATGCTGCACGTGTGGGTGAAGGACGGCGGCGTGTGGAAGCTGGCCGGCCACCAGACGGCGCGAGTGGATCGTCTCCCGGATTAA
- a CDS encoding glycine C-acetyltransferase — MYGDYRDYARGLLGSIEESGLWKPERVIESPQAAHVRTGAGQVLNLCANNYLGLANHPAVIAAAREALDRWGYGLASVRFICGTQAIHKELEAAISRFLGVEDTILYSSCFDANGGLFETLLGAEDAIVSDELNHASIIDGVRLCKARRYRYRNNDMADLEAKLIESADARFRMIATDGVFSMDGYLARLDEICDLADRHKALVMVDDSHAVGFMGARGRGTHEHKGAMGRIDVITGTLGKALGGATGGYTSGRKEIIDLLRQRSRPYLFSNSLAPMITAASVRALALLEESTELRDRLHENTRFFRAGMERIGLSLLPGEHPIVPVMLGDARVAAEMAERMLAKGVYVIGFSYPVAPQGKARVRTQISAAHTRADLEFAIAKFGEVKAEMGL, encoded by the coding sequence ATGTACGGCGATTACCGGGACTACGCGCGCGGGCTGCTCGGGTCGATCGAGGAGAGCGGGCTCTGGAAGCCGGAGCGCGTGATCGAATCGCCGCAAGCGGCGCATGTAAGGACGGGCGCGGGCCAGGTGTTGAACCTCTGCGCGAACAACTATCTCGGCCTGGCGAACCACCCGGCGGTGATCGCCGCCGCGCGGGAGGCGCTGGACCGGTGGGGATACGGGCTCGCTTCGGTCCGGTTCATTTGCGGCACGCAAGCCATCCACAAGGAACTCGAGGCCGCCATCAGCCGCTTTCTCGGCGTCGAGGATACCATCCTCTATTCATCGTGCTTCGACGCCAACGGCGGTTTGTTCGAGACGCTACTCGGCGCCGAAGACGCCATCGTCAGCGACGAGTTGAATCACGCGTCGATCATCGACGGCGTCCGGCTGTGCAAGGCTCGGCGGTACCGTTACCGGAACAACGACATGGCGGATCTGGAAGCAAAGCTCATCGAATCGGCGGACGCGCGCTTCCGTATGATCGCCACCGATGGCGTCTTTTCGATGGACGGCTACCTCGCCAGGCTCGACGAGATCTGCGATCTCGCGGACCGGCACAAGGCGCTTGTGATGGTGGACGATTCGCACGCCGTGGGGTTCATGGGCGCTCGCGGACGCGGCACGCACGAGCACAAGGGCGCGATGGGCCGCATTGATGTGATCACGGGAACACTGGGCAAGGCGCTAGGCGGCGCGACCGGCGGCTACACGTCGGGCCGCAAGGAGATCATCGACCTGCTGCGGCAGCGTTCGCGGCCGTATCTGTTTTCGAACTCGCTGGCGCCGATGATCACGGCCGCTTCCGTGCGGGCTCTCGCGCTGCTCGAGGAGTCCACGGAATTGCGCGACCGTCTGCACGAGAACACGCGATTTTTCCGCGCCGGCATGGAGCGGATTGGCCTCTCCCTGCTGCCCGGTGAGCACCCGATCGTTCCGGTGATGCTCGGCGACGCGCGCGTGGCGGCGGAGATGGCGGAGCGGATGCTGGCGAAGGGCGTCTACGTGATCGGCTTTTCCTACCCGGTGGCGCCGCAAGGCAAGGCGCGCGTGCGCACACAGATCTCGGCGGCGCACACGCGAGCCGATCTCGAGTTCGCTATCGCGAAGTTCGGCGAGGTGAAGGCGGAGATGGGGCTCTGA
- the tdh gene encoding L-threonine 3-dehydrogenase, protein MKALAKTQAAPGLWLADVPEPKIGINDVLIRVLKTGICGTDVHIYNWDEWAARTIPTPMTIGHEFVGEIVDIGSNVNDFRPGEIVSGEGHVVCGRCRNCMAGRRHLCAQTKGVGVNRDGAFAEYVALPMSNIWRHDAGIDLEVAAIFDPFGNAVHTALEFPVLGEDVIVTGAGPIGIMAAAVARFAGARNVAITDVNEYRIELARKAGVSLAIDARSERLKDAQKKLRMLEGFDVGLEMSGNAQAFREMLDNMTHGGRIAMLGIPSGEMAIDWAKVVFNSLTIRGIYGREMYETWYKMSVMLECGLDIKPVITHRYHYTDFEKGFEAMRSGQCGKVVLTWREL, encoded by the coding sequence GTGAAGGCCCTCGCGAAAACTCAAGCTGCCCCCGGACTCTGGCTCGCCGACGTCCCCGAACCGAAGATCGGCATCAACGACGTATTGATCCGGGTGTTGAAGACCGGCATCTGCGGCACCGACGTCCACATCTACAACTGGGACGAGTGGGCCGCAAGGACGATTCCGACTCCGATGACGATCGGCCACGAGTTCGTGGGTGAGATCGTCGACATCGGCTCGAACGTCAACGACTTCCGTCCCGGGGAGATCGTCAGCGGCGAAGGACACGTGGTGTGCGGACGATGCAGGAACTGCATGGCGGGCCGGCGGCACCTGTGCGCGCAGACCAAGGGCGTCGGCGTGAACCGCGACGGGGCGTTCGCCGAGTATGTCGCCTTGCCGATGTCGAACATCTGGCGTCACGACGCGGGGATCGACCTCGAGGTGGCGGCGATCTTCGATCCGTTCGGCAATGCCGTCCACACGGCGCTCGAGTTTCCGGTGCTCGGCGAGGACGTGATCGTCACCGGCGCGGGGCCCATCGGCATCATGGCGGCGGCGGTGGCGCGCTTCGCCGGCGCGCGCAACGTGGCCATCACCGACGTCAACGAGTACCGCATCGAACTGGCGCGCAAGGCAGGCGTGAGCCTCGCCATCGACGCGCGAAGCGAGCGGCTGAAGGACGCACAGAAGAAACTGCGCATGCTCGAGGGCTTCGACGTCGGGCTCGAGATGTCCGGCAACGCGCAGGCGTTCCGCGAGATGCTCGACAACATGACGCACGGAGGACGCATCGCCATGCTCGGCATCCCGAGCGGCGAGATGGCCATCGACTGGGCGAAGGTGGTGTTCAACTCGCTCACCATCCGCGGCATCTACGGACGCGAAATGTACGAGACCTGGTACAAGATGAGCGTGATGCTCGAGTGCGGGCTCGACATCAAGCCCGTGATCACTCACCGCTACCACTACACGGACTTCGAGAAGGGATTCGAGGCGATGCGCAGCGGGCAGTGCGGCAAGGTGGTACTCACGTGGAGGGAACTGTAG
- a CDS encoding M28 family peptidase, with amino-acid sequence MRYVIAAVSAAALLASEPTGADAKRWWAHVTTLAADSLEGREAGSPGHRTAAEYVAGQFQAVGLKPGNKGSYYQPVPLVRRELDEAASSITIIDAGGRESVLELGKQAYLNLRVDLAPEVEAPLVFAGNGLSAPAYKHDDLAGLDLKGKIAVYIAGAPESLPGAVQAHYSSSAERARALAAAGAIGAISISNPKNQDLPWARSSASRLQPAMTLADPALDSSSLLRFGAVFNPESAQMLFNGAPQTFAQLLEIATKREKLPTFPLKVRLRAKATLRKSKLESDNVVGLLEGSDRKRRNEYLVLSAHLDHIGVNRALKGDQINNGAMDNASGVATLIEVARGLTSGRVLRRPARSILFVAVTGEEKGLLGSRSFANRAPAPAKQMIANLNFDMFLPIHPMTKVMVLGLEESTLRQPLERAAKRVGVAVQADLEPLRNRFIRSDQYNFILAGVPALALKVGYDEGSEQEKIQKEWIHTRYHAPSDDLAQPVDFDAAVIFNRLVTELALEVADQKARPEWLRDSFFRQFAR; translated from the coding sequence ATGCGCTACGTCATCGCGGCCGTTTCGGCCGCCGCCCTGCTTGCCTCTGAACCCACCGGAGCCGATGCCAAACGATGGTGGGCGCACGTCACCACCCTCGCCGCCGATTCGCTCGAAGGGCGCGAAGCCGGTTCGCCCGGCCACCGCACCGCCGCCGAGTACGTCGCCGGACAGTTCCAGGCGGTGGGGCTCAAACCCGGCAACAAGGGATCGTACTATCAACCGGTTCCCCTGGTGCGTCGCGAGTTGGACGAGGCCGCATCTTCAATCACCATCATCGACGCCGGGGGCAGGGAATCTGTGCTCGAACTCGGCAAGCAGGCCTACCTGAATCTCCGGGTGGATCTCGCGCCGGAGGTGGAAGCGCCGCTGGTCTTCGCCGGGAACGGACTTTCCGCCCCAGCCTACAAACACGACGATCTCGCCGGACTCGACCTCAAGGGCAAGATCGCCGTCTATATCGCCGGCGCGCCGGAGTCCCTGCCGGGAGCGGTGCAGGCGCACTACTCTTCGTCGGCGGAACGCGCCCGCGCCCTCGCGGCCGCCGGAGCCATCGGCGCCATCTCGATCTCGAATCCGAAGAATCAGGACCTCCCCTGGGCCCGCTCGTCGGCTTCGCGCCTCCAGCCGGCGATGACGCTCGCCGACCCGGCGCTCGACTCCTCGAGCCTCCTCCGCTTCGGCGCCGTCTTCAATCCCGAGTCCGCGCAGATGCTGTTCAACGGAGCGCCGCAAACATTCGCGCAACTTCTCGAGATCGCCACCAAACGCGAGAAGCTGCCCACCTTCCCGCTGAAGGTCCGCCTGCGGGCAAAGGCGACTCTTCGCAAGTCGAAGCTTGAAAGCGACAACGTAGTCGGCCTGCTCGAGGGCTCGGACCGCAAGCGCCGCAACGAGTACCTCGTGCTCTCGGCGCACCTCGATCACATCGGCGTGAACCGCGCGCTCAAGGGCGACCAGATCAACAACGGCGCGATGGACAACGCCAGTGGCGTGGCCACGCTGATCGAAGTGGCGCGGGGACTTACTTCGGGACGCGTGCTCCGGCGGCCGGCGCGGTCCATCTTATTCGTGGCCGTGACGGGTGAAGAAAAGGGGCTGCTCGGCTCGCGCTCCTTCGCCAATCGCGCGCCGGCGCCGGCAAAGCAGATGATCGCCAATCTCAACTTCGACATGTTCCTCCCCATTCACCCGATGACGAAGGTCATGGTGCTCGGGCTCGAGGAATCGACCCTTCGTCAGCCGCTCGAACGCGCCGCCAAGCGCGTCGGCGTCGCCGTGCAGGCGGATCTCGAACCGCTGCGGAACCGCTTCATTCGCAGCGACCAGTACAATTTCATCCTCGCCGGCGTGCCTGCATTGGCGCTGAAGGTCGGCTACGACGAAGGCTCGGAACAGGAGAAGATCCAGAAAGAATGGATCCACACGCGCTATCACGCGCCGTCCGACGATCTCGCGCAGCCCGTGGACTTCGACGCGGCGGTGATCTTCAATCGGCTCGTCACCGAACTGGCGCTCGAAGTGGCCGACCAGAAGGCGCGGCCGGAGTGGCTTCGTGACAGCTTCTTCCGCCAGTTCGCCAGGTAA
- the rnhA gene encoding ribonuclease HI gives MTASSASSPGNGARRKVTLVTDGACIGNPGPGGWACILRYGDKMREIFGFDPNTTNNRMEMMAAIQGLAALKSPCDVGAVTDSEYLLRGATRGLRLWKRRGWWRRLRRPLPNADLWVELDYYLGIHAVSWSWTRGHTGHPDNDRCDWLATTAAKNQTSSWDDRHPHAPMHFNYGRAWIPPHPQTGLFDLEPDGDVEEEDDSAE, from the coding sequence GTGACAGCTTCTTCCGCCAGTTCGCCAGGTAACGGCGCGCGAAGGAAGGTCACCCTCGTCACCGACGGCGCCTGCATCGGCAATCCCGGACCGGGCGGCTGGGCCTGCATTCTTCGCTACGGCGACAAGATGCGCGAGATCTTCGGCTTCGATCCCAACACCACCAACAACCGGATGGAAATGATGGCGGCGATCCAGGGCCTGGCGGCGCTCAAGTCGCCTTGCGACGTGGGAGCCGTCACGGATTCCGAGTATCTGCTGCGAGGCGCCACCCGCGGTCTCCGTCTGTGGAAACGGCGCGGGTGGTGGCGCAGGCTTCGCCGCCCACTGCCGAACGCGGACCTATGGGTGGAACTCGACTACTACCTGGGAATCCACGCGGTGAGCTGGTCTTGGACGCGCGGCCACACCGGCCACCCGGATAACGACCGGTGCGACTGGCTCGCCACCACAGCCGCGAAGAACCAAACCAGCAGTTGGGACGACCGCCATCCGCACGCGCCGATGCATTTCAACTACGGGCGCGCGTGGATTCCACCCCATCCCCAGACGGGCCTGTTCGATCTGGAGCCGGACGGCGACGTAGAAGAAGAGGACGATTCCGCCGAGTAG
- a CDS encoding class I SAM-dependent methyltransferase → MKIRLFSTLLAAAACLFAQAAKDANANYQTKQAREKIVGRLLAHDREDTQRPNDLVEAMSIAPNMTVADIGTGAGYMLPFLYGALGDGGKLIAEDIFPDFLEKAKERAKAENLQNVTFVQGTEKDPKLPEGGVDVALILDAYHHFDYPQDMLAGVRRGLNANGRLVLVDFYQRGFQDPKHIRADEAQVVKEVEAAGFELIATRPFTKDRQYIAEFKKK, encoded by the coding sequence ATGAAGATCCGTCTGTTTTCCACGCTCCTGGCGGCCGCCGCCTGCCTGTTTGCCCAGGCGGCCAAGGACGCCAACGCCAACTACCAGACCAAGCAAGCCCGCGAGAAAATCGTCGGCCGGCTGCTCGCCCACGACCGCGAAGACACCCAGCGCCCCAACGACCTGGTCGAAGCGATGAGCATCGCGCCCAACATGACCGTGGCGGACATCGGCACCGGCGCCGGCTACATGCTGCCGTTCCTCTACGGCGCGCTTGGCGACGGCGGTAAGCTCATCGCCGAAGACATCTTCCCTGACTTTCTCGAAAAAGCCAAGGAACGGGCGAAGGCCGAGAACCTGCAGAACGTCACGTTCGTTCAGGGCACGGAGAAAGACCCGAAGCTTCCTGAGGGAGGCGTGGACGTGGCGCTGATCCTCGACGCCTATCACCACTTCGACTACCCTCAGGACATGCTCGCCGGCGTGCGGCGCGGCCTCAATGCCAACGGCCGGCTGGTGCTAGTGGATTTCTACCAGCGCGGATTCCAGGATCCGAAGCACATCCGGGCCGATGAGGCGCAGGTGGTGAAGGAAGTGGAGGCGGCCGGGTTCGAACTGATCGCCACGCGGCCATTCACCAAGGACCGGCAGTACATCGCCGAGTTCAAGAAGAAGTGA
- a CDS encoding homoserine dehydrogenase has product MRDISVGVVGLGNVGSGTLQILAENADAIGEKLGFRLKVAMVCSRGVANVTLPPALSGTRRTADWRDVVDSPDVDIVAELVGGAGAARDLILAAIAAGKSVVTANKELMAAEGPELWEKAIAAGCNMAMEASVAGGIPIHSVLREGIAGDRVEALYGILNGTSNYILTEIEKNGAAFADVLAEAQRLGYAEADPSADVDGFDARAKLAILSALAFGEKISPTEIHTEGIRRIGPVDFEYAATLGHTIRLVCAARSTEAGLLLSVRPALIPKTTILANVQGAYNAVWVRGRYAADTFYYGRGAGPEPTGVAVVSDLMRVAREIREGSPERVSPFAHARLGAYRPIAITRQVRAWYLRFRVADRPGIIAALASILSDKKISLDAVVQLPTDSKQDLPFVITLEPTEEEAVREAVARMAALDFMTEPPLALPMETAL; this is encoded by the coding sequence ATGCGCGATATTTCGGTGGGCGTAGTAGGACTCGGCAATGTGGGTTCCGGCACGCTCCAGATTCTGGCCGAGAATGCCGATGCCATCGGCGAGAAGCTCGGCTTTCGGTTGAAGGTGGCGATGGTCTGCAGCCGCGGCGTAGCCAATGTCACCCTGCCTCCGGCGCTTTCCGGAACCCGGCGAACGGCGGACTGGCGGGATGTAGTGGATTCCCCCGACGTCGACATCGTGGCCGAACTGGTGGGGGGCGCCGGAGCGGCCCGGGATTTAATCCTGGCCGCGATCGCCGCCGGGAAAAGCGTCGTCACCGCGAACAAGGAGTTGATGGCCGCCGAGGGTCCCGAACTCTGGGAGAAGGCGATCGCCGCCGGGTGCAACATGGCGATGGAGGCGAGCGTCGCCGGCGGCATCCCGATCCATTCCGTGCTGCGGGAAGGCATCGCCGGGGACCGCGTGGAAGCGCTCTACGGAATCCTGAACGGCACGAGTAACTACATCCTCACAGAGATCGAGAAGAACGGCGCGGCCTTCGCCGACGTACTAGCCGAGGCCCAGCGGCTGGGCTACGCCGAGGCCGACCCGAGCGCCGACGTGGACGGCTTCGACGCCCGAGCCAAGCTCGCCATCCTTTCGGCGCTGGCGTTCGGGGAGAAGATTTCGCCGACCGAAATCCACACCGAGGGAATCCGCCGGATCGGTCCGGTGGATTTCGAATACGCGGCCACGCTGGGGCACACGATCCGGCTGGTGTGCGCGGCGCGCTCCACCGAGGCCGGCCTGCTGCTTTCGGTGCGCCCGGCGCTGATCCCCAAGACGACAATCCTGGCGAACGTGCAGGGCGCCTACAACGCCGTATGGGTCCGCGGGAGGTACGCCGCGGACACGTTTTACTACGGCCGCGGCGCCGGTCCGGAACCTACCGGCGTGGCCGTGGTGAGCGACTTGATGCGCGTTGCGCGCGAGATCCGCGAAGGCAGCCCTGAGCGGGTGTCGCCCTTCGCCCACGCCCGGCTTGGCGCATACCGGCCGATTGCAATCACGCGGCAGGTACGCGCCTGGTACCTGCGATTCCGCGTGGCGGACCGGCCGGGCATCATCGCCGCCCTGGCGAGTATTCTTTCCGACAAGAAGATCAGCCTGGACGCCGTGGTGCAGTTGCCCACCGATAGCAAGCAGGACCTGCCGTTCGTCATCACTCTGGAACCGACCGAAGAGGAGGCCGTACGGGAAGCCGTGGCGCGCATGGCCGCCCTCGATTTCATGACCGAGCCGCCACTGGCCCTACCCATGGAGACCGCACTATGA
- a CDS encoding transglutaminase domain-containing protein yields the protein MTRDEFSPAELRILRRLDTPEKIQEFLDEKIEYNRKASARSPRRILEERRGHCMEGALFAAAALEANGIPPLVVDLASVRDDDHVIAVFRRNGLWGAVAKSNYSGLRYRTPIYRSIRELALSYWEHYFNTRGEKTLRSYTRPILLTPLEPWRTPMEHVWHVADRLVEAPHVPLLPRKVLYRRYHMDRRLRQAGCLGKI from the coding sequence ATGACTCGGGACGAGTTTTCCCCCGCCGAACTCCGGATCCTGCGCCGCCTGGATACCCCGGAGAAGATCCAGGAATTCCTTGATGAAAAAATTGAATACAACCGCAAGGCTTCGGCACGGTCGCCGCGCCGAATCCTTGAGGAGCGCCGCGGGCATTGCATGGAGGGCGCTCTGTTCGCCGCCGCCGCGCTCGAGGCCAACGGGATTCCGCCACTGGTAGTGGATCTCGCCTCTGTGCGCGACGACGATCACGTGATCGCCGTGTTCCGGCGAAACGGGTTGTGGGGCGCCGTGGCGAAATCGAACTATTCCGGTTTGCGCTACCGGACGCCGATCTATCGGTCCATCCGGGAACTGGCGCTTTCCTACTGGGAGCACTACTTCAACACCCGGGGCGAGAAGACCCTGCGTTCCTACACCCGGCCCATCCTGCTCACGCCCCTCGAGCCTTGGCGGACCCCGATGGAGCACGTCTGGCACGTGGCGGACCGCCTGGTGGAGGCGCCCCATGTTCCCCTCCTCCCGCGCAAGGTGCTCTACCGCCGTTACCACATGGACCGCCGGTTGCGGCAGGCCGGCTGCCTCGGCAAGATCTGA
- a CDS encoding PQQ-binding-like beta-propeller repeat protein produces the protein MRRYAFALILASLLTAADWPEWRGAGRSGEWTETGIPETFPPKLKPAWRVPVRAGFAGPAVAGGRVFVLDREARDGAPLAGVERAMALDESSGRILWTREWDASYLGLSRNYATGPRATPTVDGDRVYTLGAKGILHCLDVRTGAVLWRRDFEREYKTQVPGWGMSGAPIVAGDLLIAIVGGETNAKVVAFDKRSGKEVWRALAADSEPGYSAPILTEAGGTRQLIVWHAGALVSLNPENGEIYWRQPFRTNLGLSVATPVRSGPWLLVSAFYDGPMMMRLSSDAPRAELAWQGKSRSEIDTDGLHALINTPVVDGDFIYGICSYGQLRCLRLSTGERVWETLDATREKARWATGFFVRNGSRYFLNNDRGELIQCRLKPSGYEELARTMLIKPTSTEGIGRRELGAVNWSHPAYANGHIVARNDEEIIRAPLR, from the coding sequence ATGCGCCGTTACGCCTTTGCTCTGATCCTCGCCTCTTTGCTCACCGCCGCCGACTGGCCGGAGTGGCGCGGTGCGGGCAGATCCGGCGAGTGGACGGAAACCGGAATTCCCGAGACCTTTCCTCCAAAACTCAAACCCGCGTGGCGCGTCCCGGTTCGCGCCGGATTCGCCGGCCCGGCGGTGGCCGGTGGCCGCGTCTTCGTCCTCGACCGGGAAGCTCGCGACGGAGCCCCGCTCGCCGGCGTCGAGCGAGCGATGGCTCTCGACGAATCCAGCGGCCGCATTCTGTGGACCCGCGAATGGGACGCCAGCTACCTGGGCCTCTCCCGCAACTACGCCACCGGACCGCGCGCAACCCCCACTGTCGACGGCGACCGAGTCTATACGCTCGGCGCCAAGGGCATCCTCCACTGCCTGGATGTCCGCACCGGCGCGGTTCTGTGGCGGCGCGATTTCGAACGCGAGTACAAAACGCAGGTGCCGGGTTGGGGGATGTCGGGCGCGCCCATCGTCGCTGGCGACCTGCTCATCGCAATTGTCGGCGGCGAGACGAACGCCAAGGTGGTCGCTTTCGACAAGCGCTCCGGCAAGGAGGTGTGGCGCGCTCTTGCTGCCGACTCCGAACCCGGCTACTCGGCCCCTATCCTTACCGAAGCCGGTGGAACGCGCCAACTGATTGTGTGGCACGCCGGCGCGCTCGTTTCCCTCAACCCGGAGAATGGCGAAATCTATTGGCGGCAGCCGTTCCGGACGAACCTGGGCCTGTCGGTGGCGACGCCGGTGCGCAGCGGGCCCTGGCTGCTGGTTTCGGCTTTCTATGACGGTCCCATGATGATGCGGCTGTCGAGCGACGCACCGCGCGCCGAACTCGCCTGGCAGGGCAAGAGCCGCAGCGAGATCGATACCGACGGTCTCCACGCGCTCATCAACACGCCGGTGGTCGACGGCGACTTTATTTATGGGATCTGCAGCTACGGGCAGTTGCGCTGCCTGCGGCTTTCCACCGGGGAGCGCGTTTGGGAGACCCTCGACGCCACTCGCGAGAAGGCCCGCTGGGCCACCGGGTTCTTCGTTCGCAACGGCTCCCGCTATTTTCTCAACAACGACCGTGGCGAACTCATCCAGTGCCGCCTCAAGCCTTCCGGCTATGAAGAACTCGCCCGCACCATGTTGATTAAGCCCACGTCCACGGAGGGCATCGGACGGCGGGAACTGGGTGCGGTCAACTGGTCCCACCCCGCTTATGCCAACGGCCATATCGTTGCCCGGAACGACGAGGAGATCATCCGGGCGCCGCTCCGCTAG
- the rpsO gene encoding 30S ribosomal protein S15 — protein MALAAEVKQRVIGDYKTHKSDTGSPEVQVALLTGRIQQLTEHIKANKKDHHSRRGLLLMVARRRKLLEYLKRHNPQRYKTLIDRLGLRH, from the coding sequence ATGGCACTGGCGGCAGAAGTCAAACAGCGGGTGATCGGCGATTACAAGACCCACAAGTCCGATACAGGTTCACCGGAAGTTCAGGTAGCGCTGTTGACCGGCCGGATCCAACAGCTAACCGAGCACATCAAGGCGAACAAGAAGGATCACCACAGCCGGCGCGGCCTGCTGCTCATGGTGGCCCGCCGCCGGAAGCTGCTCGAGTACCTCAAGCGTCACAATCCGCAGCGGTACAAGACGTTGATTGACCGGCTCGGTCTGCGCCACTAG